Proteins found in one Pocillopora verrucosa isolate sample1 chromosome 12, ASM3666991v2, whole genome shotgun sequence genomic segment:
- the LOC131771525 gene encoding uncharacterized protein yields the protein MYHDSHDDYDYHSAEEELFCSRSAEASRTDNDGLRRGRDDSEESIVLQDYYDNLPRPGSPTRDDYIQQLLEALDKQEQEIKDLDYKLQDLRGEVREYFLGLEQKLSCFEEKVDFVITLVSSWVNHPPNNRGCRGSCSNHVRTDNCLCRGLKEPHRCCGRIGGVCAC from the coding sequence ATGTATCACGACAGTCACGACGACTATGATTATCACAGTGCGGAAGAAGAACTGTTTTGTTCGAGAAGTGCCGAAGCCTCACGAACAGATAACGATGGATTACGAAGAGGTCGCGATGATTCAGAAGAATCTATAGTTCTCCAAGACTACTATGATAATTTGCCAAGGCCAGGAAGTCCAACACGTGATGATTATATTCAGCAACTGCTTGAAGCTTTAGACAAACAAGAGCAAGAGATTAAAGACCTTGACTACAAACTACAAGATTTACGGGGAGAGGTTCGGGAATACTTCTTAGGCTTGGAACAGAAGCTGTCCTGCTTCGAGGAAAAAGTTGACTTTGTTATAACCTTGGTGTCCTCGTGGGTCAATCATCCGCCCAACAATCGGGGATGTCGAGGATCTTGTTCAAACCACGTACGAACGGATAACTGCTTGTGCCGTGGTTTGAAGGAACCTCATCGATGCTGTGGGCGTATTGGAGGAGTTTGTGCTTGTTAA
- the LOC131771530 gene encoding uncharacterized protein produces MDEMREVAKGSEMGDIVFMTVVGQNVFSQSWNQTDDMFEEPTPGLLSTEFGLNKTGIFVYNRCGSLEGELQLFPVVPLNPSDIRLEWKVIEDAYRNCPQCNKPAPEKTRFQGKVTTP; encoded by the exons ATGGACGAGATGCGTGAGGTCGCTAAGGGGAG CGAGATGGGTGACATTGTTTTCATGACAGTGGTTGGCCAGAATGTTTTCTCTCAGTCTTGGAATCAAACTGATGACATGTTCGAGGAGCCTACCCCGGGTCTCCTGTCTACAGAATTTGGTTTGAACAAGACTGGAATATTTGTTTATAATCGTTGCGGAAGTCTTGAGGGGGAACTCCAGTTATTCCCAGTAGTTCCCTTAAATCCTTCGGATATCCGTCTTGAATG GAAAGTCATCGAAGATGCTTACAGAAACTGCCCGCAGTGTAACAAACCTGCTCCAGAAAAAACTCGATTTCAAGGCAAGGTGACCACTCCATAA
- the LOC131771521 gene encoding melanopsin-like translates to MSDLKNKSKEMDPEAAFTMPIHYVIAAVYVVLTVTAFSLNTLVIWAFVKDRTLRTRSNSLILSIAVGDWLHAVLAYPLGVVNNASESWRLSGGACTWYAFITSFLSFGIMLHYATFSIERAITINFSEALFCIERKLGLIIAGLWLFALLWSSFPLFGWSAYVPEGAGVCCSIRWQSSDPLDITFVACIFLFFFFGPVVTMVIAYYSVYNNMKKMTLNAHGLWGENAAPTMEVIQAEGKIGRMAFMMSTCFLFAWTPYAVVSLYAIINQPEDITPLVATLPALFAKTAPCYNPVIYFLSYKKFRESLKRTLRRQRNTSAVSRL, encoded by the coding sequence ATGTCTGACCTCAAAAACAAGAGCAAAGAGATGGATCCCGAGGCAGCCTTTACTATGCCCATTCATTACGTGATTGCAGCAGTTTATGTCGTTTTAACTGTGACAGCATTCAGTCTAAACACGCTTGTCATTTGGGCATTTGTCAAAGACCGCACACTGCGCACGCGCTCGAACAGCTTGATTCTTAGTATAGCCGTCGGTGATTGGCTACACGCAGTATTAGCATATCCCCTTGGAGTTGTTAACAATGCGTCAGAAAGTTGGCGCTTGAGCGGTGGAGCCTGCACGTGGTACGCCTTTATTACATCTTTCCTTTCGTTCGGTATAATGCTCCACTACGCTACATTTTCTATCGAGCGTGCAATCACTATAAACTTCTCTGAAGCCTTGTTTTGTATTGAGAGGAAGCTTGGTCTCATCATTGCTGGACTTTGGCTGTTTGCCCTTCTTTGGAGTTCGTTCCCTCTGTTCGGTTGGTCAGCGTACGTTCCTGAAGGCGCAGGTGTGTGTTGCTCAATTCGCTGGCAATCGTCCGATCCACTTGATATCACTTTTGTAGCTTGTattttcttattcttcttttttgGACCAGTTGTTACCATGGTTATAGCATACTATTCCGTTTACAACAACATGAAGAAAATGACTTTAAATGCGCATGGATTGTGGGGAGAGAACGCTGCACCTACAATGGAAGTTATCCAAGCCGAGGGTAAAATCGGGCGCATGGCATTTATGATGTCGACTTGCTTCTTGTTCGCATGGACACCTTACGCCGTAGTTTCTCTGTATGCTATTATAAACCAACCTGAGGACATCACACCACTGGTAGCCACTCTACCCGCCTTATTTGCCAAAACAGCGCCTTGTTATAATCCCGtcatttactttttatcatACAAGAAATTTAGGGAAAGCCTAAAACGGACACTGAGACGCCAACGAAACACCAGTGCTGTAAGCAGGCTGTGA